The Mycobacterium riyadhense sequence CGACCAAGATGCGGTCGAGGTGTTCGTCGCCGAGGCGCAGCGGGAGTTGATCCAGCTCGAGCATTGGGGCTGTCCGTGGAGCCGTAGGCCGGACGGGCGCATCGCCGTTCGCGCATTCGGCGGGATGCAGAAGCAACGCACCTGGTTCGCCGCTGACAAGACCGGATTTCACCTGCTACACACGCTGTTTCAGCGCCTCCTCGGGTACCCGGACATCGTGCGTTACGACGAGTGGTTCGCCACGACCCTGCTCGTCGACGAGGGCAGGATATGTGGCGTTGTCGCTATCGAGCTGGCGACCGGACGTATCGAGACGATCCTCGCCGACGCGGTGATCGTATGCACCGGCGGATGCGGGCGGGTGTTTCCCTTCACCACCAACGCGAACATCAAGACCGGCGATGGAATGGCTCTGGCGTATCGTGCCGGCGCGCCGCTGAAGGACATGGAGTTCGTCCAGTACCACCCCACCGGTCTGCCGTTCACCGGAATCTTGATCACTGAGGCCGCACGAGCAGAAGGCGGCTGGCTACTCAACAAAGACGGCTATCGCTACCTGCAGGATTACGACCTGGGCAAACCCACACCCGAGCCGAAGCTGCGCAGCATGGAGCTCGGTCCCCGCGACCGGGTGTCTCAGGCCTTCGTCCACGAGCACGAGAAGGGACGGACCGTCGACACCCCGTACGGTCCCGTCGTCTACCTCGACATCCGGCACCTCGGTGCCGCCTTGATCGACGAAAAGTTGCCGTTCATTCGTGAGCTGTGCCGCGACTACCAGCACATCGACCCGGTTACCGAATTGATCCCGGTGCAACCCGTGGTGCACTACATGATGGGTGGCATTCACACGGATATCGACGGCGCCACAACAGTTCCGGGGCTATACGCGGCAGGCGAAACGGCATGCGTGAGCATCAATGGCGCCAACAGGTTGGGCTCCAATTCGTTGCCGGAGTGCCTGGTGTTCGGAGCCCGAGCGGGCCGCGCCGCGGCGGAGTTTGCCGCCGAGCATGCGGGGACGACCCGTGGGGCTTCGCCCGCCGTGCAGGCACAGGCACGCACGGAGGCGCTGCGACTGGAGCGTGAGCTGAGTCGCCACGCCGACGGCAGCGACCGAATCGCCGATATTCGGTCGGACATGCGGGACACCTTGGAAACGGCCGCCGGAATCTATCGAGACGGGCCCACCCTCACCAAGGCGGTCGACCAGATCCGGGTGCTGCAAGAACGATTCGCGAAGGTGGGCATCGACGATCACAGCCACACGTTCAATACCGAGCTGCTGGCGCTGCTCGAGTTGTCGGGGATGCTCGATGTAGCTCAGACGATCATCGAATCTGCCTTGCGCCGCGAAGAATCTCGCGGCGCACACCAGCGAACCGACTTCCCCAACCGTGACGACGAACATTTCTTGGCGCACACACTGGTTCATCGAGAACCCGACGGAAGCGCGCGAGTCGACTACCTTCCGGTCACGATCACGCGCTGGCCTCCGGGCGAA is a genomic window containing:
- the frdA gene encoding fumarate reductase (quinol) flavoprotein subunit; translation: MTATHNIVVIGGGGAGLRAAIAIAETNPRLNVAIVSKVYPMRSHTVSAEGGAAAVAGEDDSLDEHAHDTISGSDWLCDQDAVEVFVAEAQRELIQLEHWGCPWSRRPDGRIAVRAFGGMQKQRTWFAADKTGFHLLHTLFQRLLGYPDIVRYDEWFATTLLVDEGRICGVVAIELATGRIETILADAVIVCTGGCGRVFPFTTNANIKTGDGMALAYRAGAPLKDMEFVQYHPTGLPFTGILITEAARAEGGWLLNKDGYRYLQDYDLGKPTPEPKLRSMELGPRDRVSQAFVHEHEKGRTVDTPYGPVVYLDIRHLGAALIDEKLPFIRELCRDYQHIDPVTELIPVQPVVHYMMGGIHTDIDGATTVPGLYAAGETACVSINGANRLGSNSLPECLVFGARAGRAAAEFAAEHAGTTRGASPAVQAQARTEALRLERELSRHADGSDRIADIRSDMRDTLETAAGIYRDGPTLTKAVDQIRVLQERFAKVGIDDHSHTFNTELLALLELSGMLDVAQTIIESALRREESRGAHQRTDFPNRDDEHFLAHTLVHREPDGSARVDYLPVTITRWPPGERVYGR